Proteins encoded together in one Chryseobacterium sp. G0201 window:
- a CDS encoding four helix bundle protein, whose amino-acid sequence MANFKELLVWQKSINFVTEIYRTTESFPKDETFGLKSQIRRASVSIPSNIAEGNSRRSKPDYLQFLKISRGSCAEVETQLIISKNLNFLNENEYLQLNQNIIEISKMLNGLINSLK is encoded by the coding sequence ATGGCAAATTTTAAAGAATTATTGGTTTGGCAGAAGTCTATTAATTTTGTTACTGAAATTTATAGGACGACAGAAAGTTTTCCTAAAGATGAAACCTTTGGGTTGAAATCTCAGATCAGGAGAGCATCGGTTTCAATACCTTCAAATATTGCAGAAGGAAACTCAAGAAGAAGTAAACCTGATTATCTGCAATTTCTAAAGATTTCTAGAGGAAGTTGTGCAGAAGTTGAAACGCAATTAATTATTTCAAAAAACCTCAACTTTTTAAATGAAAACGAATATTTACAATTAAATCAGAATATTATAGAAATTTCAAAAATGTTAAACGGACTTATTAACTCTTTAAAATAA